Within the Tachysurus fulvidraco isolate hzauxx_2018 chromosome 3, HZAU_PFXX_2.0, whole genome shotgun sequence genome, the region TTCGCACACGTGTAAGAGGATACGTTTGCCTTTGGGCAAGCTGACTCAACAGaggtagttaaaaaaaatagtgaattgcaaaggtgtgtgtgtgtgtgtgtgtgtgtgtgtgtgtgtgtgtgtgtgtgtgtgtgtgttgctctctTTACTCCAATTCGGtactgtttccatagcaacaataaaaacacagtgtCTTGTATGGCAGATGCTTCCACATAATAGAAGACATAATAAATagattgaaataaaatgcttatgcttaataaaaacataattgttGATATGTTGACGTTTGttaagagagatttttttttgtaagtgctTTGATttgtggatgtggtagcttagtggtcaAGGTGTTTTACGTCTGCtgggaaggttatgagttcagaTCCTCGGCCCACCAAGCCACCACTGGGCAAGGCCTTAAACCCtttattgctcagttgtataaaatgagattaaatgcaAGTCTTTAAACAGTGCAGTTTGCAATTTCTTGGTAAAATGCTAAGCTGAGAGCAAtcaaagggagggagagaagagtTGGTGaaggaatgactgtttattgCAGCTGAAATGTAAacgagaacaggaactaacttctCTTTAAATCTAACAATAAACTTTCTCTAACAAATTCAGCATCGTGATCGATGGCAAATCGCTGTGGAATAAGTGTTGTAACACTGACTATAATGTTATCCCTTACATTTTACATACTTTTTATCATCATTGTTTGTTGTTaggtaattaataataataataataataataataataataataataggttatgttgttttatttacatatcaTTAAATAAATCCACAAAGTAGCCCTTAAAAATAGTGTTTTCAGCAAAGGGTTTGATTCTTTTCCCTTTCTTCGTGAAACAGGACTCTTTCTGACctgccattttttaaaaaatatatttttctgtttttaggaGATTGGCCAATTTGCTGTGAAGAAAAGAGCGCTGCATTTGGAAACAAGGAGGGATGCACAGAGCATCGACGGGAGCACACTCACGACGGCCCCATTGTCTGTCTGGACACTGACTCCCAGTGGGACAACCTGCTTGTCTCCACTGACGGAGGTCATCAAACCTTGTGCTGTGCACTGTGCGGTTGCAAATTTTCAAACTCAAGAGAGTTTTTTACTCACCAGCTGAAACACCGTAATGACATCATTAAACAGGAATCAATCCTGGAGACTGGGGAGGGTTTATCAAAACAGAAAGTCTTTGAGTGCAATGACTGTGGTAAGACATATTCATCAATTGGCCAATGCCTTAATCATCAGCGTTCACACAAGCAGGCCTCAAAATCGGTTTTCCATCAGTTAGCCCATTTGAAGAAAAAGTCTTTCCAGTGTCCCACCTGTGGCCGCTCTTACTCTCGTGCATCGGCTCTTGACGCACATCGTCGTTGCCATGAGGAGAAGCTGTTTAAATCAAAAAACAGTGAAGGGGAGAAATACAGCGCTGATGAAGTTACAGTTAAAGCAGAGGACACTGCTGACACAAGCTCTGAACAGTTAGAAGAGTCTCCGAAAAAGCTTTTTGAGTGCTTGGACTGCGGGAAATCTTTTCGCACTATGTGTGGCCTCGGGACACACCAGAGATTCTCTGTCAACTGTTCAAGCACTACAGTTAAGGTGCGTGTAAAGCGTTCGTTTGACTGCACCGAATGCGGGAAGACTTTTCACCGTCCCATGGCAATGGCATGTCATCAGCGTTGGCATAAAAGACGAGAGCAGCTTCACGGTAACGAGCAACCGTTTCAGTGCAAGGAATGTGGCAAGGTTTTTACATCCTTAACATTctacaataaacaccagagaTTGGCTCATAGTCAAGAAACGCCAGCCAAGAGTTTCCTTCATCAAGTCTTTCAGCTCCAGAAGAAAGCTTTCGAATGTCAGGAATGTGGTCGGCGATTTTCTCGCGCTTCTGCACTGCAGTCGCATCAGCTCTGTCACACCGATGTTTTTGGTGACATCATGGAGGgaagttctcaaaagtcctCTACGGAACAAACAGCCGAGTCATACGAGGACGAGGTGTCTCCTTTTGCCGAAGCTTCAGTGTATTCGCAAAACGACATTTTGGTGAAAGAATTAAGACATGACGGAACATTTAGCACAAAAGTTTATAAAGCAGACAACAATTTTAAACCCATCATCATAGAAGAGTCCAATAGTCATAGGCGTGACCATGGATCTCAGCAAAACTCTGATCTTGAGTTGGTGTGTGAATCAGACCAAGAAGAAAAAGACTTTAACTCGAACTTATCCAAAGAAACTGTGCTGTCTTCTCCGAGCTCAGATCCAGAGATGGATGTAGACGTAGTAGAGATAGACAATGTGAATATCAACGAGGGATTAGGAAACACAGAAATGGACCAAAGCCCTTCACAAGAGGCTAAGAAGTATGAATGTTTGGAATGTAACCGGACGTTTGATAAGGCCGTTTCCTTGCGCTGTCACATGCTATGGCACAGTGGAGGAATGGGGAAAAAGTCACGTTACCGTAGAAAAATGCACACAGCAAATCCAATCAGGAAAGCTTCGATTATATGTGAGATTTGTGGCCACGAAAGTTTCACCAAGGCTTCTCACTACGTTCATCTGGGAAAACACGAAGACAGAAAACCCTACAAGTCCATAATGTATCAGCTTGcaaatctgcagaaaaacaGCTTCAAGTGCGACGTATGTAACATGCAGTTCTCTCGCCTGTCTGCTCTGCAGTCTCATCAGCAGCATcacaacaaaaggaaaaaaccaTATGAATGCTCACAGTGTGACAAAAGCTATTCCAACCTCAGTACTCTTTACAACCATCAGAAAGTTTGCAGCGGTAAGGAAGCCCTCACCGCCAATTCTTCCAGCGATAAAGACAATAAGAAGGAGCAGTTTAATCCAAGTAAGACACTACTGGGGCCCAAAGTTCATCATTGTAAAAAATGTGGGAAAGGATTCTGGTCTATGGGAGCCTTCTATCATCATAAACAGTATCATCCACAATGTGGCGATATTAACACTAGCAGCTCAGAAGCCAAACTCAAATCTGAAAACGGACACGTAAGACGCAAGAGACGAGGTCGTAAGAGAATGATGATGAACAGTCACAATCGTAAACCCGGTGTAATGCCCGATCGCGTCAAATCGAGGTTGTATAAATGTGACGTTTGCGATAAATCGTATCGTGTTATAGGCTGTTTTCTTAAACATAAGCTAATCCACCAAAACCAAGCTGCAGTAAAATCATTCGACGATCAGGTTAAACAGTTGCAAAAGAACATGTATAGCTGTCCTGACTGTGGGAAAAACTTTTCCCGTGCCATGGCACTTCAGTTCCACATGAGAAGCCATGGCTATGAAACGGGCCTTCCGGTGGAAACAAATCAGTCCAACAAGTCCGACGGACCTCAGTGCCCGATCTGCCATGCTGTTTTCAATTGCGAGTCGTCGCTAGAAATTCATCGAAAACGCTGCTTAAAAGCAAAAGGCGAACGTACAGAAACGTGTCGAGAAGTGGAATCGGACAAGCTCGGCCTCAACAAAGACAGCAAACGTGTTCAATACCAGACACGTGAAGATGTGAAAGGCACGTCTGAAAAAGTGAAACACGCATGTGATGACTTCTCGGCTGTAGGTGCACTTCATCTTCGTAAAAAAGTTCACCGTAAAGCTTCCAGTTCCATGGCGTCTCAGTTTGAATGCGTAAACGCTTCCCCTAGCAAACCTGAAGAATCAACAGCCAGGGCTCTGTTTTATTGTACAGAATGCGGAAGGAAATTTTCTACAAATTCCGCCCTGGGAACGCACCGGAGATGGCACAAAGACAAGAAATTGgccaggtttatattaaagagTAGTAAAATGTCAAGGAAGAATATGGAGAACGGTCCCTTTTTGTGCAACTTGTGTGGAAAGGGATTCTTCTATCTATGCGTTCTCCGTCGCCATCAGAAATATCATCCACCGATAGTGGCCCGGTCTGACCACGAACAAAAGCTTCAAATCACTGATCATCTCAGCAGTGCTTCTAAAAAGAGCAGGTTAGATTGCCCTGACTGTGATGCATCTTTCTTTAGTGGATCTCTCTTAGCAGCCCACTTTGCCTTCCATCATGCCAAGCCACCTGATGCAGAAACCAAGCAACATGTGTCAGCTCAACCTGTCATACTCCTCATAAATCCACCCAATGCTCCTTTGGCTGACGGAGGAGACAAGCCGAAAATAAAATACCACTGCCTCCAGTGTAACAAGAAATTTGTAAATGATAGAGGACTTCGAGCgcacaaatggcaaaaacacAGGAGGACCAGAGGACGACCACCCGCAAGCACGAATGAAGACTTTAAACCCTTTCCTTGCTCACATTGTGAGAAGCGCTATGGATCCTATGGAGCCCTACAGAACCATCAGCGCTCCTGCAACGCAAACACCGGAAGTCTGAAACAGCCACACCAACCAGACGCAGAAGAAGAGCAACCATTACAGCATAAGCCTTTAGAGTCGAAGTGTCTCttcaaatgtcataaatgtggTAAAGCGTTTCCCAGTGAGAAACAACTGGATGCTCATAAAGAGGCAGCAAAGTCACGCCCTCACTGCTGTGCTCTGTGTTGTCGAGGCTATTGGACCGAATCTCAGCTACAGCAGCATCTCATTTGGCACGACGAAGTACGGCAACGTCTCCCGACCGAACTTCGTTACAGGCTCAACAACTCCGTAGTGTCGGGATCTTCAGCTAAAGGTCTTCAGGTCCCGAGCACAAACTGTGTATCCCCAACAAAACAACCTTCAATTGCAACAAATTTGAAGGTGGGCAGAAATTACAAATGTCACCAGTGCAACAAAATGTTTCTTTCCCCACATGCACTCGAGGAGCACCTGACCCTCCACAAGGGTGAGGAGCCTTATCGTTGTTCTCTTTGTCCAAAGACATTTACTGAGATCAAAGATCTCATCGATCATCACCAAGAGTGTTTGGGTGATAAAGAATTAACAGCCCCATCTTTACCAGCTTCTTCTCAAGATACAGAGAGCCTGACATGCATCGAGTGTGGGATTTCTTTCAATCAAGAAACAGACTTGCACCAGCATTACATTGATCATGCACGTGGAGAGTTCTGAAAGCTGCGCGTCAATACGCCCGAGGTAGCCGGATTACAAATTTCCTTTATTCCGCTTCGATATGTTTAACTACTGTAGTTCTAGCGTGTGCAAATGAAGTGGCTCCATTAAAGTCTACCATTATATTACAGCCTGTTTTTGCTGCACTTAAAACAACAGTTGTCTGAATTTTTACAGATGTTCAGATTTCAGTGAAGAAGTGAAGAATAATgaagaataatggtgatcattTAATGTTAAATTTGAGAGTAAAAGAAGCCTGTTATACAGATGAAGCCTGTCTTGTAAATGTTGCTTACGTTAGATATTCAGCAATtgtgatattaaataaaaaatagagatATTATACATCCAAAGCCTAGTCTATGATAATTTGTTTTAAAGCCTGTGGCATTTTAACTGAAATTAAGGCGTTAAAGGCAATGCTTGGAATTAACATATGGAATGTGCCCCATTAATTAGATgtggagatttatttatttatatataccacatgcagaatatatatacacacacacactgttactgttaatCGGTAACAGGTGTAGCTGCACCACTATTCTGGATGTTTTTCCTGCTGCTTTCCAGTACTCAAGTCCATTCATATAGAAACGTTTATCAGGCAAAAAGAATATGTGTCAAGGGATTAGAAGAAAACTTTCAGGATCATTCATCCACAGGATCTGGTGCCACAAAGGAGACTGACACACCTGTCTGTAAGCATATATGCTACTTAGCAGCAAAACCTGCATTTATGTTGAGTACACATACATACCACGTTCGAAATCCCTGAAATCTTTGGGTCCCACATATGTATATACttttttggccatgtgcatgcACTGGTGGTCTTGTCGCTTAGTGTATACGTTGGTTTTGCCAGCTTTTATGTTTTGATCTTCCTCCACAAGATTATTCAAAATTAGCAAAAGTGTTTGGGGATTTTCATTAACTTATATGATGATGAATGATAGATAAATTTTGATATGTTCTGTTTCAATTAaacattcagtgtgtgtgtatatatgtatgtatgtgtgtgtgtgtgtatgtgtgtatatatatatatatatatatacacatacacagtacagaccaaaagtttggacacaccttctcattcaaagagaacatgtgaaacaactgaaaatatgtcatattctaggttcttcaaagtcgccaccttttgctttgattactgctttgcacactcttggcattctcttgatgagcttcaagaggtcgtcacctgaaatggtcttccgacagtcttgaaggagttcccagagatgcttagcacttgttggcccttttgctttcactctgcggtccagctcaccccaaaccatctcgactgggttcaggtccggtgactgtggaggccaggtcatctggtgcagcaccccatcactctccttcatggtcagataacccttacacagcctggaggtgtgtttggggtcattttttttccacacttttttgttatgtatataattccacatgtgttaattcatagttttgaagccttcagtgtgaatctacaattttcatagtcatgaaaataatgaaaactctttgaatgagaaggtatGTCCAAACTTTTTGtcggtagtgtgtgtgtgtgtgtgtgtgtgtgtgtgtgtgtatatataaataatctcAGTGGTTTTCATCATGTTTTGTCCCCTTTTATAGGAAATAGAAAATTTGGCAGAACTTTCAGGTTTCATGTATCAAGGGGACTGCTCATGAGAATTTACCAGGTGAACCATATATTTGGAGCAACagccaatttatttattttattttttctcccaGATGCTGTAAATAATTTGCATTTGTTCTGTGTGTAGTAGCATATGCTCACAGTGTTCCTTCTCACAGACAGTTATTTTCCAATAGCTATGTTTCATGACCTTTCCTACTCTGGGGTAAAAATCTGACTACATACCCAAGTCATGTGTTTACTGATTATGCCTTAAAGCTTGGACTTTATTTGTTTCAAAATGCTTTTAAATTATTCATTGCATagtcatttttatacattgGATTCTGTGAATAAGCATTAAACTGAATGTAGACATGACTGCAATTCACATATAGTATCTTTTCATTAAGTGATCACCTGTATGTATTTAGAcctgtttttttctgcctttcacAATGTTGAATGACATTAGAATAGCCATCTCTTACAGAGACACAAATGATGTGCAAGTTGTCTTTGTTGGAAAGGAATTCTATTGTAGtgtatttaaaaacatgaaatgattgtatgaaaatgagtgaataaatCTGTGAATAGTCTACTTGTTTTATGGCACACACTTTCACATGAAAGCAAACATTAGGTAATAGTGtgaatgacattttaaaatggtTTATGTTTACTACAACCGAATATTGAAATGGGGATTGTGGGTTTGATTCTGGCTGCCTTTGAGTGTGTGCAGGGGATCTCTAAAGTCCCCCGAGTGGGATAGACTACAGGTTTCCTGCAACCGAGTCAGATAGATGGATAAAATAtatggaaatggaaaaaaaaataattcacttcAAATTCAATGTAGTttactaatttgtttaaataactGTATCCCCTCAATTCCTCTTCTCCCCTCAAGTACTGATCAGCATGAAATACCAGTTTACACACTGTGACTTATTCAATGTCCACAAAGAAAATCATACACCGAGACCAAAAGTATCTGGACACTTTATCATAACACCCATATGTATGTCTTCCCcaaaaaatgcacacaattGTCAAAGATTTCTATTCACTGCAgttaaacctgttccagcatgatagTGCCTTTGTGCATAATGCGAGGTTCAAAACGACATCATGTACCAAGGTTGGTATGGAAGAACTTCAGTAGCCTGCACAGAAACCTGACCTCAAATTCACTGAACATCTTCAAAATGAATTGGAATGCCTACTGCATACCAAGACCTATAGCCTGACATGAGTATACTTATAATGTATGTTGGCTAGTGTAGGGGAAATCAGAAAGGAAAGGTCTACTCCAACTGTCAATAAGTCTTTCAGTAACCAAATAAAAACTTCACACAAAGCACTTTAAAAGTCCATTCTCATCCAGATGTCTGACTAACCTTATGAAATCTCTCAGATCAGCCAATCTTGATAAGGTCAGAAGTTACCAGTGTGATACGTGTGAAGACTCATTCCTGTTATTTATGGAGCACATGCACAAGCATAATCACTCCTGGTGTCAAAGATGCACCAAGAAAAGCAATTTCTAAATGTTACATAGTCATAATAATATTTCTTTCAGTATCCATCTGAATAGAATTTGATACTGCTGCAACAAACGTGAAGCTTACTGGTACTTGTTACtcatttgtattaaatttaGAAAGATACTGTTTTGCCTGCTGGTGAAATGATTCAGACACTTCTTAATTAGGAATCTTTCGATTTTTCTGGTCCACACGAAAAGTTTTAATTTCCACACAGAATTTAATTAGACCAGTCTAAACTGTCATCAGAAAGATGAAAGCACATAATTGTGTATAATGTCTTATAATTTGCTTACTGGAGTGAGAGGCCCAAACATATTCCAGCatgtcaataaaaaaacaaggtccatgaagacatggtttgacACGGTTCAAGTGGAAGAATCCAAATATCCTAAactgagccctgacctcaacttTCAAATTGCTGATTCtggtttaaatattttagtatGAATATTTTGTCTGAACTTTCCAATTATTCCATTGAGAAAATCATGGCATCATCACTAGTTCCATTATCTAGAGTGTAGCAGAATGTTTTTCTGTGGGGGTCAGACGGTGACATAATTGATGACTCTGGGAGATTATTGCTAAAACTTAGTACATGACACAGTATGTAACCATGTATGGTGAGGAGCATATATAATGACTAAGACACATTTTAAATTAGATGAAATAATGATCTGAAATAGCTTCAGACTAATCTAAAAGTTAGTTCTGATTAATCCCTGAATCTAGAATGGACTGCTGtgatatatattgtatatgctGTGATATATACACTTAACATTGGTATGGGTACAATGACAGGGAATGTTAGAGAGCTGGCAGACATAATGGAGAGAAGGACGGTAGATATGCTGTGTGTTAAGAGAAACGGGGTAGGGGTGATCCTTAAGGATAAGTTTGTCAGAAATGTTGTAGAGGTGAAAAGAATGTCAGACAGGGTAATCAGTTTTAATTTAGAAATTGAATGgctgatgtttacatttacatttacagcatttggcagacacccttatccagagcgacgtacataagtgcttaaatctctaacattgaatacattaatgctggttcactaggttacatacttaagataccttgagtttaaaacatttgttcaaagttacaatgaaaaagtgtcaaaggtttttttgtttttgtttttgttttttttaaatgcaaaagataaggaaagaagatGTTGAATCTTGTCAGTGGTTATGCTCCACAAGGCtgtgagttagaagagaaggagagttTCTGGAGTGAGTCAGATGAGGTGATAGAAAGTATTTCCAAATGGGAGAGAGTAGTGATTGGAGCAGACTTCAACAGGCATGTCGGTAAGGGGAATAGAGTTGATGAGGAGGTGGTGGGCAGGTTTGTTGTTAAGGAAAGAAACCTAGAAGGACACATGGTGGTGGACTTTGTAAGTGGATGAAAATGGCTGTAGTTAACACATATttccagaagagagaggaatGAGAGTTTCATATGAGAGTATGAGAGTGGAGGTTGGAGTACACAGGTACACAGTACATCAAGGATCGGCTTTAAGTCCCGTCTTGTTTgcggatgacattgtgatctttAGTGAGAGTAGAGAACCTGTGGAGAAACACCTGAAAAGTGAAGGTCTGCTACGGAAAGAgaaggaatgaaagtcagtcgtagtaagacagaatacatggGTATGTACAGGAAttagggaagtagaacagtgaggttacagagGGCTGCGCTCAAAAGGTGCCGGAGTTTGAGTATTTGGGGTCATCCGTCCAGTGTGacagggagtgtggaaaagagttTAAGAGTCGAGTGCAGGCGAGTTGGAGTACTTGgtgaaaagtgtcaggagtgttgtgtgacaagaatttcagcaagaatcaaaggaaaggtgtagaaaacagtagtgagagcagctctgctgtttGGGTTAGACACTGTAGCAGTGAAGAAGAGACATGAGGTAGAGATgaaggtagcagagatgaggatgtgagatatatagctatatagaggatgctgaggatagagttaggtggaaacagatgatttgttGTGGTGGTGACCCCTAACGAGAAAAAAGTAGTagaaaaagtagaagaagaagatatataaaatatcattaTAAATAACTGTGGCATCTCTTCTTCTGCCAGTTGGAAAAAGACgatgtatataactgtatcCAGGAGGACTGGCTTAATTTAATGctacattttcatttgttttaactcacatttacacatccaaattttaacatttctcattgtctcaaagcagctttacagaagtatggaaacagaagagagagaaaaaggaaataaatatataatataaaaataaatataaataaatgaatatatacaatttaagtttaatattaatttaagaaagattaactttaaaatttaaatactatatatctatttaACAGTCCTAGAATCAGTATTTGTTTAGTCTCAATGTTGTGGAACCTGAGTGACAATTCATTGCAGAAAGCATGATGTAAGCTTGACCTGTTTGTCTGCTCCTTGGACTTGGCTCTGGATTGTTACTGATTAACAAGGACTGCTCTGAGACTATGAGATATGCTGCAAGAAAGGAAACCAGCACCTTAATAAATGGGTTGGATACCattcattttgcatttttcCTGTCATTTTCACTTCTGGTATGCTATTTAAAGAACTAAAACTGtgtctttatataaatataggtTTTCCTATAACCCTTTGGAGCAAATATTATAAATCtggtcacatcacatcaaacattCCAATAGTGACGAGAGGAGGGGGGATGTACTAATGGAACACAGGAGAAGAGCATGTACTAATGGAACACAGAGAACCATAATAATCAAGTAAACCTTGGACTGAGGATTAGAATagaaaataagtgtttttttttttaaaagatctaAAGTTAATATTGAGCTGAATTAATATTAGCttgataaattatttacaaacatataaaaatatggtCTATACTTTTTATACTCTAATGGTCTAATATATTTCAcactttaaattcattcattcattcattttgttttgttttgttttgttctgattTGTTGCGGCTCTTGCAGTCAAAATTGAAGTCAGCATAGGTACCATTGACATAAGTGccacatcattcattcattcattcattcattcattcattttctaccgctttatccgaacttctcaggtcacggggcctatcacagggcacacacactctcattcactcacacacacactacagccaatttttccagagatgccaaacaacctaccatgcatgtctttggaccgggggaggaaaccggagtacccggaggaaacccccgaggcacggggagaacatgcaaactccacacacacaaggcggaggcgggaatcgaacccccaaccctggaggtgtgaggcaaatgtgctaaccactaagccaccatgccccccgcCACATGATACCAGTTTTAGAATTCAATATCCAATTGTGCATGGATTGACATTACAAATTGGATTATTAACTATTTCAGTGTTTACATGATGTAGAAAATCCATTAATAGCATTATGCAAAATGACAAAA harbors:
- the si:ch211-261d7.6 gene encoding zinc finger protein 208; protein product: MAAVYSEEQTRLRRNVTNVSLEHIKGSSPENRADLASCDGDISVKNSSPAQDEARDHVQVAAVNAAVPQIRIKEEPVEEPDYMTVRVDDVGVGNWEQPGREADFSGSGECTDGDWPICCEEKSAAFGNKEGCTEHRREHTHDGPIVCLDTDSQWDNLLVSTDGGHQTLCCALCGCKFSNSREFFTHQLKHRNDIIKQESILETGEGLSKQKVFECNDCGKTYSSIGQCLNHQRSHKQASKSVFHQLAHLKKKSFQCPTCGRSYSRASALDAHRRCHEEKLFKSKNSEGEKYSADEVTVKAEDTADTSSEQLEESPKKLFECLDCGKSFRTMCGLGTHQRFSVNCSSTTVKVRVKRSFDCTECGKTFHRPMAMACHQRWHKRREQLHGNEQPFQCKECGKVFTSLTFYNKHQRLAHSQETPAKSFLHQVFQLQKKAFECQECGRRFSRASALQSHQLCHTDVFGDIMEGSSQKSSTEQTAESYEDEVSPFAEASVYSQNDILVKELRHDGTFSTKVYKADNNFKPIIIEESNSHRRDHGSQQNSDLELVCESDQEEKDFNSNLSKETVLSSPSSDPEMDVDVVEIDNVNINEGLGNTEMDQSPSQEAKKYECLECNRTFDKAVSLRCHMLWHSGGMGKKSRYRRKMHTANPIRKASIICEICGHESFTKASHYVHLGKHEDRKPYKSIMYQLANLQKNSFKCDVCNMQFSRLSALQSHQQHHNKRKKPYECSQCDKSYSNLSTLYNHQKVCSGKEALTANSSSDKDNKKEQFNPSKTLLGPKVHHCKKCGKGFWSMGAFYHHKQYHPQCGDINTSSSEAKLKSENGHVRRKRRGRKRMMMNSHNRKPGVMPDRVKSRLYKCDVCDKSYRVIGCFLKHKLIHQNQAAVKSFDDQVKQLQKNMYSCPDCGKNFSRAMALQFHMRSHGYETGLPVETNQSNKSDGPQCPICHAVFNCESSLEIHRKRCLKAKGERTETCREVESDKLGLNKDSKRVQYQTREDVKGTSEKVKHACDDFSAVGALHLRKKVHRKASSSMASQFECVNASPSKPEESTARALFYCTECGRKFSTNSALGTHRRWHKDKKLARFILKSSKMSRKNMENGPFLCNLCGKGFFYLCVLRRHQKYHPPIVARSDHEQKLQITDHLSSASKKSRLDCPDCDASFFSGSLLAAHFAFHHAKPPDAETKQHVSAQPVILLINPPNAPLADGGDKPKIKYHCLQCNKKFVNDRGLRAHKWQKHRRTRGRPPASTNEDFKPFPCSHCEKRYGSYGALQNHQRSCNANTGSLKQPHQPDAEEEQPLQHKPLESKCLFKCHKCGKAFPSEKQLDAHKEAAKSRPHCCALCCRGYWTESQLQQHLIWHDEVRQRLPTELRYRLNNSVVSGSSAKGLQVPSTNCVSPTKQPSIATNLKVGRNYKCHQCNKMFLSPHALEEHLTLHKGEEPYRCSLCPKTFTEIKDLIDHHQECLGDKELTAPSLPASSQDTESLTCIECGISFNQETDLHQHYIDHARGEF